CGCGGTCGAGGTCGACGAGCTGCTCGGCTGCGCGGAGGACGCGGGTCTCCGGGTCGTCGACGCCCTGTGCGTGACCCCGGCCGGCTGGTCGAGCTACCTCGTCGACGAGCCCGTGATCGGCCTGCTCTCCGACATCGGGACCTCGCCCGCCCTGCCGTCCGAGGGCGACGTGTCCGGAGACCAGTTCGCCGGCGTCGACCTTCCACCCTCCGACCTCGCCGAGAAGGAGCGGGTGGGACGGGCGCTCCTCGAGCTCACCGAGATGCTCTGCCTCGACAGGTGCGGCGCACTCACCGGGCGGGAGAACCCGATGGCGATCGCCGCCCTCGTGATGCTGGAAGACGTGCCGGCGTTCTTCGAATCGGTCCTCCGAACGCCGGAGGACCTGCCGCCTTTCGCCACGGCTGCGCTGCTGTGGAGCCTGAACCGGCCGCTGCTCCGCGACGTCGCCATCGCGCAGTGGGCGACGGACCTGGCCGGCGGCATGCGCACGCTCGCGGCACAGCTCGCCTTCGCCGGCTCCGGCACGACGGTCCCCGACGATCTGGGTCAGGTCTTCCTGGGCCGCGGCCCCGCTCCCGATCTCGACCGTCTCCGGCTCGCGCTGTCGGTGGTCCGCCGGGCCGCGGCGCAGGCGCCCCGCGCGTACCGACCGGCGCCGCTCACGGCAGCGGCGTGGTTGTCGTGGGCGCTCGGCAGGTCGACCCACGCGGGCCGGTATCTCGAGATGGTGCGCGACATCGATCCGCAGTACGGCCTCGCGGCGCTGCTCGAGACCATGATCGGCGGTGCGCTGCTGCCGGAGTGGGCGTTCCGACGCGGCCCAGCTACTTGACCAGCGGGAAGAGGATCGTCTCGCGGATGCCGAGCCCGGTGATCGCCATCAGCAGACGATCGATGCCCATTCCCATGCCACCGGACGGCGGCATGCCGTGCTCCAGCGCCCGCAGGAACTCCTCGTCGATGGGCATCGCCTCGACATCACCGCGCGCGGCGAGCTTCGACTGCTCGACGAAGCGCTCGCGCTGGATCACGGGGTCGACGAGCTCGGAGTACCCCGTCGCCAGCTCGAAGCCGCGGATGTACAGGTCCCACTTCTCCACGACGCCGTCGATCGAGCGGTGCTCGCGCACCAGGGGCGACGTGTCGACCGGGAAGTCCATCACGAAGGTCGGGCGCACGAGGTCGCCCTTCACGAAGTGCTCCCAGAGCTCCTCGACGAGCTTGCCGTGCGTGGCCTGCGGCGGCAGATCGACTCCGCTCTGCTCGGCGAAGGCGATCAGGTCGTCGACCGAGTCCTGCGGGGTGACCGTGCGACCGGATGCCGCGGAGAGCGATTCGTACATCGAGATGCGGTCCCACTCGCCGCCGAGATCGTACTCGGTGCCGTCGGCCCAGGTCACGGTGGTCGAGCCGGTCACCGCGATCGCGGCCTGCTGCACCAGCTCCTGCGTGAGTGCGGCCATCTGGTTGTAGTCGCCGTAGGCCTGATAGGCCTCGAGCATCGCGAACTCCGGGCTGTGCGTCGAGTCGGCGCCCTCGTTGCGGAAGTTGCGGTTGATCTCGAAGACCCGCTCGATGCCGCCGACGACGGCGCGCTTCAGGTAGAGCTCCGGCGCGATGCGCAGGTAGAGCTCGGTGTCGAAGGCGTTCGAGCGGGTGATGAACGGGCGAGCGGATGCTCCGCCGTGCTGCACCTGCAGCATCGGCGTCTCGACCTCGAGGTAGTCGTGCCCGGTGAAGGTCGCGCGAAGGCTCGCGTTCACCGCGGCGCGGGCGCGGACCGTGGTGCGTGCCTGCTCGCGCACGATGAGGTCGAGGTAGCGGCTGCGGACCCGCCCCTCCTCGCTGAGCTCGGAGTAGGCGTTGGGCAGCGGGAGGATCGCCTTGGAGGCGATCGCCCAGTCGTCGGCCATGATCGACAGCTCGCCGCGGCGGCTGGAGATCACCTCGCCGTGCACGAAGACGTGGTCGCCCAGGTCGACGTACTCCTTCCAGTCCGCGAGGGACTCCTCGCCGACGTTCGCGAGCGAGATCATCGCCTGGATGCGGGTGCCGTCGCCGGCCTGCAGCGTCGCGAAGCAGAGCTTGCCGGTGTTGCGGCTGAACACGACGCGACCGGCCACTCCGACCACGACGCCGGTCTCGGCGCCCGCCTCGAGCTCTCCGTACTCCGCGCGGAGCGTCGGGATGGTGTGCGTCACCGGGACGCCGACCGGGAAGGCGCCGCCCGCGGCATCCGCCCGCTTCTCGATCAGGCGCGCGCGCTTGGCGAGACGGACGGTCTTCTGCTCGTGGGCGTCCTCTTCGTTCGAAGGGTCGGACGAGGCCGAATCGGGCGCGGCGGACGCGTCAGTCATGTGCGGGGCTCCTTGAAGTCCTCCCCAGTTTACCGAGACGGCGTGCCGACTCCTTCGCGCAGGCTGGGTAGCCTCGAAGCATGACCGCCACCCGGATCATCCGCGCGTTCGCCGCGATCGCCCTCGCCGTCGCCGCGGTCGCCACCCCGACGTCGGCGATCGCCGCATCCGAGCCGGCCGACGCGCGATCGACGGGCGCGCCCGCGAGCACCGTGGCGGACGCGGACGTCGACGACTTCTCCTACGCCTCCTGGGACGCGCTCTACGAGGTCGGGCTCGATGAAGAGGGCCGCGCGCGGATGCACGTCGTCGAGACGCTCGTCGCCCGCTTCCCCGAGTACGACCAGAACCGCGGCATCGTCCGCGGGCTGCCCACCGCGTACGAGGGGGCCGGCATCGACACCCGTGTGCTGTCGGTCACGGACGAGAACGGCGCCGACGTGCCGTACGAGACCGAGGAGGAAGACGGTCTGCTGCTCGTCCTCACCGGGAACGACGACTTCGTGCAGGGACTGACCACCTACGTGATCGAGTACGAGATGCGCGACGTCATCCTCGCGGCCGACGCATCGACCGGCTCCTCGACCCGCCAGAGCGTGCGCGGACAGGGCGAGGGGAACCCCGCGGTGGACGAGTTCTACTGGGACCTCCTCCCCCTCGACAGCACCCAGGCGATCGAGCGGTTCCGCGCCGACATCGTCTTCGACGCGGCGATGAGCGACCGCCTCACGGGAGCCGCGAGCTGCTACACCGGATACTCGGGATCGACCGACGAGTGCGACCTGCAGGGTCCGGCGGTCGACGGCGACGTCGCCACGTTCCGCGTCGAGTCGGGGGAACGCGCGGCAGGCGACGGGGTGACTGTCGCGATCGGATTCGCGCAGGGCACGGCCGTGCAGCCGTCCGCGCGCACGCCGAACCCGGTCACCGACACGGTTCCTCTGGCCGCCGCGATCGGCGCGGGAGGACTGTCGGTCGGCGCCTGGATCGCCGTGTCCGCCTTCAAGCGCCGCCGCCGCACCGCCACCGGCGTCATCGTCGCGCAGTACGACGTTCCCGACTCGATGCCCCCGCTGCTCGCCGCCGCCCTCCTGCCGAGCGCGAAGGATGTGATCCCCGCCGAGATCGTGCATCTCGCCGTGCGGGGAACGCTGCGCATCGAGGAGGGCGGCTCGCCCGAGCATCCGCGGCTGCGCCGCATCGCCGGGACGCGCATCCCCGATCAACTCGACGTCGAGGCGCTCGACGCCCTCTTCCTGAAGGCGAACGACGGCGGCGTCGTCGACGTGCCGAGCGCCAGCGAGGCCTTCGCCATGCGCATGGTCGCTCTCCAGGAGGCGGGGAAGACCGCAGCGAAGACCCGCGGTCTCACGACCACGGCGCGCAGTCGCGGCGCGGCGATCGTGCAGTGGTGCGCGATCGCGATCGCGGCCGTCGGCATGGGACTGAGCGTGTGGGGCGTGGCCTCCGGCCGGCTCTCCGCCGTCCCCGCTCTCGTCGCGATCTCCTTCGGACTCGTGCTCGTGCTCATCGCGAGCTTCTTCTCCTTCGCGAAGCACACGGTGCTCACCCCCGAGGGCGCCAGGGAATTCGAGTACCTGAAGGGCGTCGAGGAGTTCATCCGGGTCGCCGATGCCGACCGTCTGCGCATGCTGCAGTCCTACACGGGGGCGGAGCGCCGGCAGGACGGGACCGCCGACGTCATCCACGTGTACGAGCGCCTCCTCCCCTACGCGATGCTCTTCGGGATGGAGAAGGAGTGGGGCGACGTGCTCGAGACCGCCTACTCCCGCGAGCAGCGGGGACCCGGGTGGATCGGCGACCCGACCACCCCGTACCTCGGCGTCTACCTCTCGGCCTTCACCTCATCGTCGCATGCCGCCGCGACCTACACCTCGCCGTCGTCGGGCAGCTCGTCGAGTTCGGGCGGGTCGTTCGGCGGCGGCTTCTCCGGCGGCGGAGGCGGCGGAGGGTTCTCGGGCGGACGCTGATGCTGCCCGTCGTGTGGGTCAGATCAGCGGCGGAGGATCGGATGCCTCGCGCAGGGCGCGCTCGACCGTCGACTGCACGAGCGCCGAGAGGTAGCCGCCGGGGTTCTCGACGCCGATCTCGCGCAGCCGCGCCGTGGACTGGCCGATGATCGACCGGGAGAACTCCGTCGCGGTCTGGATGGCGTCCGCGTAGGCGGGGCGATCCTCTTCGGCGATCACGATCGGCTCGCATCCCATCTCGACGGCGAGCGCCTGCGCGATGGGCAGCACCGGGGCAGGGGCCGTGACCGCGGCGAAGCCCGCCTGCAGCTGTCGCAGGTCGATCGAGGTCCCCGTGAACGTGATCGCGGGATGCACGGCGAGCGGGATCGCGCCGCGCTCGGCAGCGGGCCGCAGCACCTCGGTGCCGTGGCCGGGATCGGTGTGCAGCACGAGCTGACCGATCTGCCACCCGCCGACCTCGGCGATTCCCGCCACGAGAGAGGCGAGCTGGTCCGTCGGCACGGCGAGGATCACGAGCTCCGCCCTGCGCACGACCTCGAGGGCGTCGAGCACGGGCACCTCCGGCAGGACGGCCGACGCGCGCTCGTCATCCGATCCGCTCGTGATGCCGACGATCGCGTGGCCGGCGCCGCCGAGCGCGGCGCCGATCACCGGTCCGACGCGGCCCGCGCCGATAATGCCGACGCCGAGACGCCCGTCGCGCACCACGGCGTCACTCCCCGTTCGTGGGCGGCGCGGGCGGCGGCACGACCGGAGGTGCAGGCGGCGGCATCACCGGAGGCGCAGGAGGCGGTGCGACCGGAGGCGCAGGTGGGGGCGTCACCGGAGGCGCGTACGTCGGCGGTGCGACCGGAGGCGCAGGCGGCGGCATCACCGGAGGCGCGTACGTCGGCGGCGTCACCGGAGGCGCGTAAGAGGGCGGTGCAGGTGGCGCGATCGGAGGCGGCGTCACGCCTGGCGCGGGGAGCGCGACCGGTGGTCCCGCAGGCGCCGGGAGGTTCGCGTACGCCGGAGGAGCCGGGGGCGCCGCCGGAGCGTGCTCGCTCCAGCGATGGCTGGTGTCTCGCGACGCGGCTTCGGCCGCGGCGCGGCTGACATCGCCGAGCAGCGCCAGCGCATCCTCGCGCTCGAGTCCGGAGAGGTACCCCGTGATCGGTCCCGGTGCCGTGTGCACCTGGGCGCCCGAGACGCGCTGCGCCCGGTCGATGGGACCCTGCGAGAGCGAGACGCCCTGCAGACGGGCGAGCGGGAAGACCGCGAGCTTGCGCCACACGAATCCACGGCGCAGCAGGAGCCCGAAGTCGGCGATCGCATACCCGTGCCGCTTCCAGGACAGCGGACGACGCCACCAGGCACGTCGCGGCATCCGCCGGAACGGATCGCCGTCGGCAGGCCCGACGATGCCCTGCTCCCAGAGGAACGGGATGCTCGCCGCCGGCACGTCCGGCAGCACGAGGCCGAGCACGCGCTCCACATCGGCGCGCTTGCCCACCGGCAGCACCACGTTGAACTGCTGCGCGTTGCCGGACTGCTGCGCCGCCGCGCTCTTGCCGCTCATCCGGTTGATCTTGATCGTCCACCAGCCGAAGGGGCGCCACAGGAGCGACTGCGACACCTCGACCGCGAAGATGCGTCCGGGCGGCAGCGTCTCGGTCACCGTGGTGAGCAGACCGTACGTGATGCGCACCCCGTCGGGCGTCGGCGCGATCGAATAGCGCAGCGACTTGGAGATCTGCGCCCAGGTGATGCCGACCACGGCGATGAGCATGGGGATGCCCATGGCGAGGCCGATGCCGAGCAGCACCACGCCGCCGCCGGTGTCGCCGTCGGCGACCAGGCCGATGATCGTGCTGCCGAGCGCGATCGCGAAGATGATGCCGAAGAAGAACAGCCACAGCAGCCCCGAGATGAGCTGCGACCCGATCAGACGACCGGCCGGGATCTTCACGACGCTCTCCGGAGCGACATCGGCGAGGTCGACTCCGGCGATCAGGCTCGTGACGCCCTCGTTGACCGAGCCGCGCAGCTGCGCCCGCGTCGTCGCGGGGACCGCAGCGGCATCCGGGTCGGCCGACGGGGCCTGCGGGTTGAGGGCCGCGTGACGCGCGGCCCGTGCCCCGGAGGCGAGGCGCAGGATGTCGGCGCGCACCGACTCCGCCCGAGTCGTCGCGAGGTACTCCAGGTCGACGTTGGCGTCGTTGCCCGCGCCGACCACTTCGAGCTTGGCGAGTCCGATGATCCGGGCGGGGAACGGACGCGTGAGGTTGACGCCCTGCACGCGATCGAGGGGCGCGCGCCGGTGCGAGCGGAAGATGATGCCCTTGCGCACCTCGACGTGATCACCGGTGATGCGGAACTGGTGGAAGCGCCAGAGCATCCAGAAGACGAGCACCAGCACGACCACGAGCCCCAGGACTCCGAGGAGCACCAGCAGGATCAGGTTGTTCTCGAACACCCAGTCGACCGGGTCGCGGCCGGCGTAGTCGCCGTAGTGCGCCTCCTCGGGCGTGAAGAGCGTCACCAGCCAGGTGATGATCCGGTCCCGCATGTTCGCGATCAGGATGCCGGCGACGATGATCAGCACCAGCCCGCCCTTGAACAGGGGCGTCAGCGGATGCATCCGATGCCATTCGCCGTCCGCAAGAGTCGTCGACGCGTCGCCGACCTGCGTGGGCGCCGGTGCGTGCGGGGTGGCGGGGAACTGCTGCTCGCTCACAGGCCGGTCCGGCGGGTCTCGGCCACTTCGATGAGGGTGTCGCGCAGCGCTTCGGACGCGGGCTGGGTGAGGCCGGGGATCTGCACGCCGGTGGTGGCGGCGGCGGTCACCATCTTCAGCTGCGAGATTCCGAAGGCGCGGTCGAGCGGACCCTGCGTGATGTCCACGAGCTGCATGCGCCCATAGGGCACGGCGATCATCCGCTGCCACAGGATCCCCTTGCGGAAGACGATGTCGTCGGCGCGGAGCATGTAGCCGATGGCCCTGGCCTGTCGCGGCAGGATGATGAGCGCGATCACCGTGAGGAGCAGGATCACGCCGGCGGGGATCCACACCCAGTCCTGCTCCAGGAAGATGTTGAGCACCACGGCTGCCACGACCACCACGACGATGAAGATCACGTTCTGCACGATCTGCGAGACGACATAGCGGGGCGAGATCTGGTGCCAGGTGCCGTCCAGTTCCAGCCGCGCCTCGTTCCGCGCGGTGCGCAGCCGCGTGTAGGTGCCCTGGTCGAGGGCGTCGAGGTCAGTGCCCTCCGCCGGGTTCAGGGGCGCGGTCTCTGGGTTCTGAGTCATCAGGATCCTTCGGCAGGGTGCAGAACTGTTCGGCGACGAGCGCGGCGATCACGAGGACGATCGCGCTCCCGATCAGGGCCAGCATGGCCACAGTCGACCCTACCGGCGGATCGATGGGGCGGGTGAGGAGGAACACGAGGAGACCGGCTCCGAGGCCCGCCATGATCGCGCCGAGCAGACTCGAGGCGCGGGCGAGGGTCGCCGCCCTGAGTGCCCGGAAGGGATCGATCCGGATGCCGGAGCGCACGCTGTTCCGCACCGGCCAGGCCACGCCGAGAGCAGCGGCCGCGATCAGCAGGAGAAGCACCGGCAGCAGCAGCGACGGGGTGAAGGTCGCGCGACCGCTCGCGGTGAGCAGGTGATCGACCAGGTACCCGAGCCCGACCCCGAGGAGGGCCAGAACGGCGAGGAGGCCGACGGACGTGCGCCTCATCCATCGCCCCGATCGCGCAGCTCCGCCGCGAGGTCGGCCACCCTGCCGTGCCCGATGAGCTCGGCGTCGGCATCGAGATCGAGCCACGGATCCAGCACGAAGAGGCGCTCTGCCGCGCGCGGATGCGGGAGCTGCAGGTGCGGCTCGTCCGAGACGACGTCGCCGTACGCGATGAGGTCGAGGTCCAGCGTCCTGTCCCCCCAGCGCTCGCGGCGCTCCCGGCCGTTCTCGTCTTCGATGGCATGCAGCATCCCGAGCAGGATCTCGGGAGCGAGCCGGGTCGTGACCAGGGCGACGGCGTTGACGTAGCCGGGCGCCTCGAGGTTGGGCCCGTCCACACGCAGCGCGACGGTCTCGAACAGCGGGGACAGGCGCACCTCCCCGACGAGCGGCAGTCGCGCGATCCGCTCCGCGGCGGCGCGGATGGTCGCGTGACGTTCGCCGAGGTTCGCGCCGAGGGCGACGACGGCCACGGTTTCCGGACGACCCGGACGGCGCTCGGGGGCGTCCATGGGCTGGGCGAGATTCCGACTCATGCGGTGATGTCCTCCAGGCCGGGGGTGGGGCGGCTGCGATGAACCGTGACGGCCACGTCGGCGAACGTGAGCGGGATCGGGGCGTGCGGCTTGTGCACGGTCACGGTGACGCCCTGCACCCGGAGGTCTTCGAGGGCGGTGACGGCGATGCGTTCGGCGAGGGTCTCGATGAGGTTCAGGGGTTCCCCGGCGACCACGGCCGCGACCTTCTCGGCGAGCTCTCCGTAGTGCACGGTGTCGCTCACGTCGTCGGATGCCGCGGCCTGGTCCAGCGCCAGCCGCAGGCGGAGGTCGACCGTGAACTCCTGCCCGTCCTCCCGCTCGTGGTCGTAGACGCCGTGGCGTCCGAACACGGTCAGCCCGGTGAGGGAGATCTCGTCGAGGAAGTCCATGTCCCTAGCGTACGGCGGCGGTCGAGCCGCCTCACCCCGTCCAGGCGTGGGCGATGGCGAGCGCATCGCGGGTCGCGGCGACGTCGTGCACCCGGACGGCCCACACGCCGGCGCGCGCGGCCAACGCGCTGGTCACGGCGGTGGCGAGGTCACGGCGGGCCTCCGAGATCCCGCCGGTCTCCCCCGCCTCGGACGGCAGCGTCTCGGCGAGGAACCGCTTGCGGGAGGTGCCGATGAGCACCCGGGGTCCGAGCGCCACGATCTCGTCGAGCCCGCGCAGCACGTCCCAGTTCTGGGCGCCCGCCTTGGCGAAGCCGATGCCGGGATCCACGATCAGTCGCGAGGGGGCGATACCGGCCGCTGCGGCCTCTCCGATGCGCTCCTGCAGCTCTCCGGCGACCTCCCTGGCCGCTCGGCGGTACTCGGCGTTGGCGTACATGTCGGCCGAGAATCCGCGCCAGTGCCCGACCGCGTAGTCCGCACCGGATTCGGCGACCGCCGCCCGCATGTCGGGGTCGGCGAGACCGCCCGAGACGTCGTTGACGATCCGGGCGCCGGCGCGCACGGCCGCCGCGGCGGTGGCCGCGCTGAGCGTGTCGACGCTGATCGGAACGCCCGCCGCGGCGAGCTGCTCGATCACGGGGATCACGCGCTGCTGCTCGACATCCGTGCCGACGCGCTCCGCGCCGGGCCTGGTCGACTCGCCGCCGACGTCGAGCACGCTCGCGCCGTCGGCACGCAGTCGCAGGCCGTGGGCGACCGCCCTGTCGACATCGAGATAGCGCCCGCCGTCGCTGAACGAATCGGGAGTGACGTTGACGATCCCCCAGATCCCGGTCATGCGTCGGATCCTGAACCCGTCGGACGATGGGGCGCTTCGTCTCGCTGCGGTCGCTCGACGACCGGAGCGGCGCCCGAAGCGCCGATCAGCGTGATGAGCTCGGCCCGCGCCGCGGCATCCGTGTACTCGCCGCGCGCGGCGATCGTCAGCGTCGACGCCTCGGTCTGCCGACCGCCGCGCATGGTGACGCAGCCGTGGCTGGCGTCGAGCACGACGAGGACGCCGCGGGTGTCGAGGTGCTCCGCGATCGTGTCGGCGATCTGCTCGCCGAGACGCTCCTGCACCTGCGGGCGGGCGGCGAGGATCTCGACGACGCGCACGAGCGCGCCGAGTCCGACGACCTGCTCGCCCGGCAGATACGCGAGGTGCGCGTGGCCGGCGAACGGCAGGAGGTGGTGCTCGCAGACGGAGCGGAAGCGGATGTCGCGCAGGAGCACTGCCCCGGACGGGAGGGTGTCGGGCGCCGGCCCGCGGGTCACGCTGATCGTGCGCGCCAGCGGCTCCGCGGCATCCGCGCCGACGCCGTCGAAGAACTCCGAGTACAGCTCGGCCATGCGGGTCGGGGTCTGCTTCAGGCCGGGCCGGTCCGGGTCTTCGCCGATCGCCTCGAGCAGCTCTCTGGTGAGCCGTTCGACGCGCTGCCTGTCGACGGTCACGTCACGCCGTCGCGGGACGGGGGTTGCTCACTCCGGCGGATCCCTGCTGGGCACGCGGCGTCGCGGAGGGCGCCTCGACGGATGCCGCGAGCGACACGTCCTTCTTCGGCACCTCGATCGGGGGGCGCTCGGAGACCGGGCGGTCCTCGCTCGACAGCCACAGCGGACGCTCGGGGAGCTTCTTGATCTCGGTGAAGATCTCGGCGATCTGGTTGTGGTCGAGGGTCTCCTCCTCGAGCAGCGCGAGGGCGAGCTTGTCGAGGATGTCGCGGTTCGCGCTGATCACCTCGTAGGCCTCGTTGTGCGCCTGCTCGATCAGGGCGCGCACCTCGGCGTCGACCCGCTCGGCGACCCGCTCGGAGTATTCACGGCCGCGACCCATGTCACGACCGGCGAAGGGCTCGCCGCCCTCGGTGCCGAGCTTGACGGGACCGACCTGCGTGGTCATGCCGTACTCGAGCACCATCTTGCGGGCGATCGAGGTCGCCTTCTCGATGTCGTTCGAGGCGCCGGTGGTCGGGTCGTGGAAGATGATCTCCTCGGCGACGCGGCCGCCCATGGCGTAGGTCAGCTGGTCCTGCAGCTCATTGCGGGTGACCGAGTACTTGTCGTCCAGCGGCAGCACCATCGTGTATCCGAGCGCCTTGCCTCGCGGCAGGATCGTGATCTTGGTGACCGGGTCGGTGTAGTTCATCGCCGCCGCCGCGAGTGCGTGTCCGCCCTCGTGGTACGCCGTGATCAGCTTCTCCTTGTCCCGCATCACGCGGGTACGGCGCTGCGGACCGGCGATCACGCGGTCGATGGCCTCGTCGAGGGCGCGGTTGTCGACCAGCTGCGCGTTCGAGCGCGCGGTCAGGAGCGCCGCCTCGTTCAGCACGTTGGCGAGATCCGCACCGGTGAACCCGGGGGTCTTGCGGGCGACGACCTCGAGGTCGACGCTCTTCGACAGGGGCTTGCCCTTGCTGTGCACCTCGAGGATCTTCTGGCGGCCCTTGAGGTCGGGGGCGTCCACGCCGATCTGACGGTCGAAGCGACCGGGGCGCAGCAGCGCGGGGTCGAGGATGTCGGGGCGGTTCGTCGCCGCGATCACGATCACGTTCGCGTTCGGGTCGAAGCCGTCCATCTCGACCAGCATCTGGTTGAGGGTCTGCTCGCGCTCGTCGTTGCCGCCGCCCATGCCGGCACCGCGGTGACGGCCGACGGCGTCGATCTCGTCGATGAAGATGATGGCGGGGGCGTTCTCCTTGGCCTGGCCGAAGAGGTCGCGCACACGCGAGGCGCCGACGCCGACGAACATCTCGACGAAGTCCGAGCCGGAGATCGAGTAGAACGGAGCACCGGCCTCACCGGCGACCGCGCGGGCGAGCAGCGTCTTCCCGGTTCCGGGAGGGCCGTACAGCAGCACGCCCTTCGGGATGCGGGCGCCGATCGCCTGGAACTTGGCCGGGTCCTGCAGGAACTCCTTGATCTCGTGGAGCTCCTCGATCGCCTCGTCGGCACCGGCGACGTCGGCGAAGGTGACCGTCGGGGTCTCCTTGTTGACGAGCTTGGCCTTCGACTTGCCGAACTGCATGACCTTGCCGCCGCCGCCCTGCATGGACGAGAGCAGCCACCAGAACAGGAGGCCGAGCAGCACGAGCGGCAGGAGGAGCGAGAGGAAGCCGTCGAACCACGTCGCACGCGGCACCGCGTCGTTGAAGCCGTCCTTCGGGGCTGCCTCGTTGATCGCGGAGACCACCTCGTCGGCGCGGGCGTCGACGTAGTAGAACTGCACGTTCTCGGAACCCTCGAACGGCTTCGACAGGGTCATGTCGACCCGCTGGTCGCCGTCGGTGTTCACGACCTCGGTGACCGACGAGCCCGAGAGCAGCTTCAGCCCCTCCTGGGTCGTGATCTGCTTGGGCGCCCCGAGGTTCGAGATCAGGAGGAAGCCGCCGAAGAGCAGCACGCCGATCAGCGCGACGTAGATCAGCGGATTCCGGGTGAGCTTCTTCACATCCATGATCGGATCAGCGTATCGCGCGAGAACTAGGCACCCGCTGTGCGTTCACCCACGGCGTACCCTTCGTCAGGCTCAGGGACCCATGCACCGCTGGGCGCCCCACCTGGGTCGCTGAGCCTGTCGAAGCGTCAGCTGTAGACGTGCGGCGCGAGGACGGCCACGTCGCGCAGGTTGCGGTACCGCTCGGCGTAGTCGAGGCCGTAGCCGACGACGAAGTCGGTGGGGATGTCGAATCCGACGTACTTGCAGTCGATGACGACCTTCGCGGCTTCGGGCTTGCGCAGCAGCGCCAGCACCTCGATCGACTCGGCTCCGCGCGACTCGAAGTTCTCGAGCAACCAGCTCAGGGTCAGCCCGGAGTCGATGATGTCCTCCACGATCAGGACGTGCTTGCCGTTGAGGTCGGTGTCGAGGTCCTTGCGGATCTGCACCACGCCGCTGGACTTCGT
This genomic interval from Microbacterium sp. LWH11-1.2 contains the following:
- the folK gene encoding 2-amino-4-hydroxy-6-hydroxymethyldihydropteridine diphosphokinase, coding for MSRNLAQPMDAPERRPGRPETVAVVALGANLGERHATIRAAAERIARLPLVGEVRLSPLFETVALRVDGPNLEAPGYVNAVALVTTRLAPEILLGMLHAIEDENGRERRERWGDRTLDLDLIAYGDVVSDEPHLQLPHPRAAERLFVLDPWLDLDADAELIGHGRVADLAAELRDRGDG
- the folE gene encoding GTP cyclohydrolase I, coding for MTVDRQRVERLTRELLEAIGEDPDRPGLKQTPTRMAELYSEFFDGVGADAAEPLARTISVTRGPAPDTLPSGAVLLRDIRFRSVCEHHLLPFAGHAHLAYLPGEQVVGLGALVRVVEILAARPQVQERLGEQIADTIAEHLDTRGVLVVLDASHGCVTMRGGRQTEASTLTIAARGEYTDAAARAELITLIGASGAAPVVERPQRDEAPHRPTGSGSDA
- a CDS encoding DUF3180 domain-containing protein codes for the protein MRRTSVGLLAVLALLGVGLGYLVDHLLTASGRATFTPSLLLPVLLLLIAAAALGVAWPVRNSVRSGIRIDPFRALRAATLARASSLLGAIMAGLGAGLLVFLLTRPIDPPVGSTVAMLALIGSAIVLVIAALVAEQFCTLPKDPDDSEPRDRAPEPGGGH
- the ftsH gene encoding ATP-dependent zinc metalloprotease FtsH — encoded protein: MDVKKLTRNPLIYVALIGVLLFGGFLLISNLGAPKQITTQEGLKLLSGSSVTEVVNTDGDQRVDMTLSKPFEGSENVQFYYVDARADEVVSAINEAAPKDGFNDAVPRATWFDGFLSLLLPLVLLGLLFWWLLSSMQGGGGKVMQFGKSKAKLVNKETPTVTFADVAGADEAIEELHEIKEFLQDPAKFQAIGARIPKGVLLYGPPGTGKTLLARAVAGEAGAPFYSISGSDFVEMFVGVGASRVRDLFGQAKENAPAIIFIDEIDAVGRHRGAGMGGGNDEREQTLNQMLVEMDGFDPNANVIVIAATNRPDILDPALLRPGRFDRQIGVDAPDLKGRQKILEVHSKGKPLSKSVDLEVVARKTPGFTGADLANVLNEAALLTARSNAQLVDNRALDEAIDRVIAGPQRRTRVMRDKEKLITAYHEGGHALAAAAMNYTDPVTKITILPRGKALGYTMVLPLDDKYSVTRNELQDQLTYAMGGRVAEEIIFHDPTTGASNDIEKATSIARKMVLEYGMTTQVGPVKLGTEGGEPFAGRDMGRGREYSERVAERVDAEVRALIEQAHNEAYEVISANRDILDKLALALLEEETLDHNQIAEIFTEIKKLPERPLWLSSEDRPVSERPPIEVPKKDVSLAASVEAPSATPRAQQGSAGVSNPRPATA
- the folP gene encoding dihydropteroate synthase, which produces MTGIWGIVNVTPDSFSDGGRYLDVDRAVAHGLRLRADGASVLDVGGESTRPGAERVGTDVEQQRVIPVIEQLAAAGVPISVDTLSAATAAAAVRAGARIVNDVSGGLADPDMRAAVAESGADYAVGHWRGFSADMYANAEYRRAAREVAGELQERIGEAAAAGIAPSRLIVDPGIGFAKAGAQNWDVLRGLDEIVALGPRVLIGTSRKRFLAETLPSEAGETGGISEARRDLATAVTSALAARAGVWAVRVHDVAATRDALAIAHAWTG
- the folB gene encoding dihydroneopterin aldolase — protein: MDFLDEISLTGLTVFGRHGVYDHEREDGQEFTVDLRLRLALDQAAASDDVSDTVHYGELAEKVAAVVAGEPLNLIETLAERIAVTALEDLRVQGVTVTVHKPHAPIPLTFADVAVTVHRSRPTPGLEDITA
- the hpt gene encoding hypoxanthine phosphoribosyltransferase yields the protein MRAAEIQDDLAQILVTEEQILAKLDELAAQVAVDYAGKQLVLVGVLKGAVMVMADFARALPFHAPMDWMAVSSYGASTKSSGVVQIRKDLDTDLNGKHVLIVEDIIDSGLTLSWLLENFESRGAESIEVLALLRKPEAAKVVIDCKYVGFDIPTDFVVGYGLDYAERYRNLRDVAVLAPHVYS